The Mesorhizobium sp. NBSH29 genome has a segment encoding these proteins:
- the rpsE gene encoding 30S ribosomal protein S5, giving the protein MAQERRDGGGRGRDREERDSEFVDKLVHINRVAKVVKGGRRFGFAALVVVGDQKGRVGFGHGKAREVPEAIRKATEAAKRDMIFVPLRSGRTLHHDVEGRWGAGRVLLRAAKVGTGIIAGGPMRAVFETLGMHDVVAKSMGSSNPYNMVRATFDALKSQLHPKDVAAQRGIKYSTLQARRGTAVAAEE; this is encoded by the coding sequence ATGGCACAAGAACGTAGGGATGGTGGCGGCCGCGGCCGTGACCGTGAAGAGCGCGACAGCGAATTTGTCGACAAGCTCGTCCACATCAACCGTGTCGCCAAAGTCGTCAAGGGCGGCCGGCGTTTCGGTTTTGCAGCTCTCGTCGTCGTTGGCGATCAAAAGGGCCGCGTTGGTTTTGGCCACGGCAAGGCGCGTGAAGTGCCCGAGGCTATCCGCAAGGCAACAGAAGCTGCCAAGCGCGACATGATTTTCGTGCCGCTGCGTTCGGGCCGTACGCTCCATCACGACGTCGAAGGACGCTGGGGTGCGGGCCGCGTCCTGCTGCGCGCTGCCAAGGTTGGTACCGGCATTATCGCCGGTGGTCCGATGCGCGCTGTCTTCGAGACGCTCGGCATGCATGACGTGGTGGCCAAGTCGATGGGTTCGTCGAACCCGTACAACATGGTTCGCGCCACGTTCGATGCGCTGAAGAGCCAGCTGCATCCGAAAGATGTCGCCGCCCAGCGTGGTATCAAGTATTCGACGCTCCAGGCACGCCGCGGTACCGCGGTTGCCGCGGAAGAATAG
- the rplR gene encoding 50S ribosomal protein L18, which produces MATKESIQRRAQRVRRQLKKVSGDRPRLSVHRSSKHIYAQIIDDANGHTVAAASTLEKDLKGSLKTGADTAAAAAVGKLLAERASKAGVKNVVFDRGPYIYHGRVKALAEAAREGGLSF; this is translated from the coding sequence ATGGCTACCAAAGAATCGATTCAGCGTCGCGCGCAGCGCGTTCGCCGTCAGCTTAAGAAAGTTTCGGGCGATCGTCCCCGTCTTTCCGTGCATCGCTCATCCAAGCACATTTATGCTCAAATTATTGACGATGCGAACGGCCACACGGTGGCTGCCGCCTCAACGCTTGAGAAGGACCTGAAGGGTTCGCTCAAGACCGGCGCCGATACTGCCGCTGCTGCCGCTGTCGGCAAACTTTTGGCCGAGCGTGCGTCGAAGGCCGGCGTCAAGAATGTCGTCTTTGATCGTGGCCCGTACATCTATCACGGCCGTGTCAAGGCGCTTGCCGAAGCTGCCCGTGAAGGCGGCCTGAGCTTCTAA